CGCTGAAAGGCCCGGAACGGCCCGTCAACAGCATGGATTCTCGGGCGATGGTGCTGGCAGGATTGCAGGCGGTCGATTACGTGACGATTTTCAACGACGCCACGCCGATTGAGCTGATTCGCGCGGTTCGCCCCGATGTGCTGGTGAAGGGTGCGGATTACACCAAAGAGCAAGTGGTGGGCAGCGAATTGGTGGAAAGTTACGGTGGCCGGGTGCATCTGGCCGGGCTTCGCGAAGGCGTCTCGACCACGAATTTGATCCAGCGGATTCGCGCGGCGTGAGTGCAGCATCGCTCGCAGCCAAAGGAGTGGCTCGGTGAAACGGTTGGCTCTGTTTTTGCCGAATTGGATCGGGGATGTCGTGATGGCAACCCCGGCGATTCGAGCCGTCCGCGATCATTTTCCCGATGCGGAACTGATCGCCGTCTCGCGGCCCTATGTGGCAGCCACCATGGCGGGGGCACCCTGGTTTCAACGGGTGCTGCTGTTCGATAAAAAGGGGCCTAGCGAGCATCGCACCCCCGGCGTGGCCAAGCAGTTGCGGCAACTCGGAGTCGATGCCGCCATTCTATTTCCCAATTCGTTTCGCTCCGCCTTGGCCGCGTGGCTGGGCGGTTGCAAGCACCGCATCGGCTATGTCCGCTACGGTCGCGGCATGCTGCTGACCGACAAATTCTACCCGCTGAAATCGCGGGGCAAAATCATCCCCACGCCGATCATCGACGATTACAACAAACTGGTCGAGCCGCTGGGCGTGCCCAATCCCGGTCATCGGATGGAACTCTTTACCGAGCCTGCGGATGAGGCGGCGGCGGATGCCATCTGGAAGGCGGCCGATCTTCGCGGTCGAGAGGTGATTGGCCTGAATCCCGGTGCGGCTTTCGGAGCGGCCAAATGTTGGCCCACGGAATCATTCGCGCGGTTGGCACAGAAGTGGATCGATGAACGCGGGAGCCGAATTCTGGTGCTTTGCGGTCCCGCCGAGCGCGAACTGGCGCGAACCATCGTCGAAATGACCCGCCGACCGCAAATCACGTCGCTGGCCGATGCGCCAGTGTCGCTGGGGCTGACGAAAGCCTGTGTGCGGCGGCTGGATCTGCTGATTACCACCGATAGCGGGCCACGACATTTCGCCAGTGCGTTTGCCCGGCCGGTGGTGGCGCTGTTTGGGCCGACGTTTATTTCCTGGACGGAAACCTACGATCCGCGTGCGATTCTGCTGCAAAAGCAGGTGGAATGTGGGCCGTGTCAACTGCGGGTCTGTCCGGTGGATCATCGCTGCATGCGGGAGTTGACCCCCGAGGAAGTCTATCGCGCGGGGGTGGATCTGCTCGCGGGCCGCACGGGAGAAACTCGCTATGTCCACTGATCGCGTTGTGCTGCATCCCGCCGGCGAAATTTGGCTTCGCACACTCGGACTCACCCACGCGGACATGCTCGCCGATCTGCCCGGTGAGATTGTCTCGGGGCACACCGATCGCCACGTTCGCCGATGCCTGCTGGGCAAAGGCCCGATGCAGCAGATGGTGATCCTGAAGCGCGAACATCGCATTCGCTGGCAAGATCGCCTGAAACATGCGCTCGCCGGGTGGGGCCTGATCTCCAAATCCGAGCGCGAAGCCCGCACGTTGCTGCAATTGCAGCAGCTTGGCTTCCCCGCGCCACGACTGTTGGCGCGTGGGCAAACCGCCACCGGCGTTGGCTTTGTGCTGATTCGCGGCATCCCCGATCTTGCCGACATCCGCACTGCGTTGGAGCGGGCCACCCCCAGTGAACAGGAACAGATGCTGCGGTCAATCGGCATCTGGATCGCGCGACTGGTGCGGGCTGGCATTGAGAATCCGGACTTGACCGCCAAGCATGTTTGCTTTCACGGAATCGGCACCGATCCAATCTTTCTGGATTGGCAGAACGTGATTCGCCGATCTGCGAATGATTTAGCCGCCGGAAATCGGATGCTTGCCAGACTTGGCGTGACTCTGCCTGGCGGAATCATCACGAATCGGCTGTTGCTGACACTGCTGATGGGCTATCGGCGGGAACTTCGCGGCGTGGTGCCAACCTTGCCGCGCATAAGCGAACAGATTCGATTAGTGCAATCGCTGCAGGAGCGTTTCCGCCGCAAACGTGCCATTCGCCACCAACTGGCGGAGCGTCCGCATCGAGCGGAGCAACGCTTGATCTGGCTGGATGGCGAGGCGATGTGCGTGATTCCCGAAGCGGTGTCGCTGCTGCAATCCCCAGAAATGCAGCGCGAATGCACGACGATCGCTCCCAACGATGCCCGACTATTGCGATTGGCGGATGGCCGGTTGCTGCTGCGGGTTCGGGAGCGGATTCGTTTTTCTTGGGGGAAACTCATCGCCGACCTGCGCGGGCGAATCTGGCGGATGCCGGTGATGCGCGAGGCCCGCTGGCACTTTGCCCAAGAGCGAGCCGGGCAGCGGATGCCGCGCTTGCTGGCGTTTGGTCAACGACTGAGTCACTTCGGCGGGCAGGGGTTTCTGTTGCTGGAAGTGGAGCCTGCCTTGACGCCATCGCCCACTTCGGGCACGATGCCGTTGCGATTCGCTAAACTTCCATCGACCGCGCAGGAGGCGCAGGCATGCCGGTAGAACCGAAACTCGCTCGGCCCGGCCGCGATTCCCGAGCGTGGCGGTGGATCGAATGCGCCCCCGAATGGCCCGCGCTGGCCGGTACCGATTGGGTGGAGACGATTTTTGAGGTGGATGTGCAGGATCGCCTGCATCGCAAGCAGGGGCGTTCGATTGCGCGGTGGACGCTGGAATCGGAAGCCGGTCGCTGTGTGGTCTATCTGAAACGGCACTTCGTTCTGCCTCGGATGAACGGGGTGCTGGCGCGAATTTGGCCGCGTGCGGTTTGGTCGCCGGGCATGGAAGAATGGCAGCATCTGCAAACCGCGGCCCAGTTGGGTGTGCGAGTGCCGCGAGCGATGGCGGCGGGGCAGGTGGTTGGGCCGGATTACCGCGTGCGAGGGTTCATCGCCGTCGAGGAACTGGCGGATCAACTCGCGCTGCATGAGGCGATTCCGTTGGCGGCACGCAGTCTTGAGCCGTTGGCGTTCGACCGCTGGAAACGCGGACTGATCGGCGAAATGGCGCGGCTGGCTCGATTGCTGCACGATGCGAACTATTTTCATCAAGATTTGTATTTGTGCCACTTTTACATTCCGCGATCGTTCTGCTTGCCGGGCGGTGCCCCGAGCGATTGGACGGGCGAAGTGGCGATGATTGATTTTCACCGGTTGACGCACCGCCGCGTGGGCGCATTTTGGTCACGAGTCAAGGATTTGGCCCAATTGCTGTATTCATCGGATGAATTCGGCGTGACGGAACGCGATCGATTGCGATTCGCACGGGCTTACGGCTTGAGCCGACGCGGTTGGTCGGCGTGGTCGTGGCGGTTGATTGGTCTCAAAGCGGCACGCTACCGAAACCATAATCGCAAAGCAGGAGGCTGAGCGATGGATATTGCCCTGTGTTACGAGAGCGTTCTGCCCAATCGTGGCGGTTGCGAGACGTACATTGCCGATCTCTCCCGCCGACTGGCTCGAGATGGGCATCGCGTGCATTTGTACGCTTGTCGGTGGGATGCCTCGGCATTGCCGACGACGATGCACTACCATCGGCTGCATGTGAAACGCGGCTTGCGATTTCTGCGACCGTGGCGATTCGCCCAGGCATGCGAAGACGCCTTGGCCCAGGCCGATCACGATGTGACCATCGGATTCGACAAAACCTGGGGGCAAGATGTGCTGTATCCGCAGGGCGGGCTGCATGCGGCATCGCAAGCGTATAATCGCCGCAAATTCCCGAATGCGGCCACCCGTTGGCTTGCGGATCTGGGCAAATTGCTCAGCCCGGCACCGTGGTCATTTGCGCGGCTGGAACGCAAGCAATATCTGGGACCGAATCGCCCGAAGATTGTCGTCAATTCGCGAATGGTGCAGCGGCACTTCGAGGAATTTCTGGAGATTCCCGCCGATTCGATTCATGTGTTGCCCAGCGCCATCGATCCGGGTCGTTTCGAGCCAATGAATCGGCTGGTGCTGCGCAATCAAGAACGCTCCGATTGGGGCGTTGAGCCATCGGAAACGGTGGGGCTGTTTGTGGCGATGAACTATCGTCTCAAGGGGCTGGCACCGCTCTTGCATTCGGTGGCGAAGATGGAGCGGGGCGTGCCGTTTCGGCTGGCCGTGGTGGGGCACCCGAAGACGGGTCGATACGAGCAGTTGGCCGCGAAGTTGGGCATCTCCGACCGGGTGAAATTCCTCGGCTTCCGGGCTGATCCGAAATCGGCGTATTTTGGCGCGGATTTCTTGGTGCATCCGACGTTTTACGATCCCTGCTCGCTGGTGGTGCTCGAAGCCCTGGCGTGTGGATTGCCAGTGGTGACGACGGCGTTCAACGGCGCATCGGAATTGATGCATCCGGGCGAAGATGGCTTTGTGGTGGAAACGCCGCACGATCATGCCGGGATTGCGCAAGCCATGACGCGGCTGTGTGATCCGAGTTTCCGCGCGGCAGCAGCCAGCAAAGCGCGACAAACCGGACAGAGTTGGACATTCGAGCAACATTACCAGGGATTGCTGCGGATGTTCCAGGATGTTGCAGTCCGACGACGGGCCGCGTAAGCTGAAGCGGGATTCCGCATTGGCTCTGCGAGGCGACATATGCTCTCATCACTCACGTTGGCCGCGATGTTGACCGTCGCGGCTGATTCCATTCCCTGCGATCTTGTCCTGAAGAATGCCACGCTGTTTGATGGCACCGGTTCGCCGGGCGTGCGAGGCGATCTCGGCATTCGCGGCGAAACCATCGTCGCCATGGGGGAATTTTCACCCGCGCCCACCGCCAAGGGCATGCCGAAGATCATCGATTGTTCCAATTGGTACATCGCGCCAGGATTCATCGATCTGCACACACATTGCGACACGGGATCGCCCGGTTTGACGGAGCCGCGCGGGCGGGCCAATCGATGCTACACCACGCAGGGGGTGACGACCGTGGTGACGGGCAATTGCGGGTCGGGGCCGACGTCGATCGAAGGCTTCTATTCGCAGCTTGCCGACGGTGGAGTGGCGACGAATGTGGCGCATCTGGTGCCGCATAATTCCGTTCGGCGCGAAGTGATGGGGAATGTCAATCGCCCGCCGACGGCTGCGGAGTTGGCCCGCATGCAAGCCCTGGTGGAAACCGGCATGAAGCAGGGGGCGTGGGGCATGGCCACGGGGTTGATTTACAATCCTGGAACGTACAGTCAGACCGCGGAACTCATTGAATTGGCCAAAGTGGTGCAATCGCAAAACGGCATCTATGCCAGCCATATTCGGGACGAAGGCACGGGGCTGCTGGATGCGATTTCCGAGGCGATCCGCATCGGCCGCGAGGCGAAACTGCCCGTGCATATCTCGCACATCAAGGCATCGGGCCGCAAAGCGTGGGGCAAAAGCGCCGACGCTATCGGCATGATCCGCGAGGCGCAATCCAAGGGGCAGATCATCACGGCGGATCAATATCCGTACATTGCCAGCAGCACATCCCTGTCGGCGACCGTGGTGGATGCCCGATTCCGAGAAGGAACTTCCACGGATTACCGCAACCGCTTCGACAATCCCGAGTTGTTGCCGAAGATCCGCGCGAGTATCGCCGCCAATCTGGAAGGGAAAAAGCGGGGCGAAACAATTCTGATTGCTCGCTTTCGGCATCAACCGCGCTGGCAGGGGAAACGGCTATCCGAAATTGCCGCCGAGCAGAAACGCGATGTCGTGGATATTGTGCTGGAAATTGAAACACATGGCGGGGCGCAAATCGTCAATTTCTCGATGAACGATGAGGATATGCGACTGTACATGAAGCAGCCGTTTGTCGCCACCGCCAGCGACGGCAGCACGCAAGTGCCCAGCGACACCGTGCCGCACCCGCGCAGCTACGGCACCTTCCCACGCAAAATCGGGCGATTCGCAATCGGCGAGAAACTCATTCCGGTGGAGCAGGCGATTCGCAGTGCCAGTGGGTTGCCCGCAGATGTGCTGCGACTGCCGAATCGGGGCTATCTCAAGGTCGGATTCGCGGCCGATATCGTCGTGCTGGATCCGAAGACGTATCGGGACCAAGCCACGTTCGAGAAGCCGCACCAATTTTCGACCGGCGTGGTGCATCTGTTCGTGAATGGTCAGCCGGTGATCGAAGATTCCAAGGAAACCGGCCAACTTCCGGGCCGTCCGCTGGTGCATCAGGCGAAACCGACTCCGAAATAATTGGAGCTTGGCGTTACGACCGCGACTCATGACATCGCTCCCGCCGTCGCGCTGGTTGCATCCAGTCTGCGACGACGGGAGTGTGAATCGCTCAGCGATTCCGCAATAATCGTTTCAGTTGGCGAAATATCGGGCATCTTGTTCGACTTCGACCACTTGCCGCAGGGTGCGAATCACCAATGGCACCGCACCGTGCGTAAACAGCCGGAATTCGCTGCCAAATGCGGTCTCGGTGAGTTCGAAATCGAGAGCGAATTCGGCGAAATCGCCTTTGGGAATTTCGCCCACGGTCACGGTTCGACTGCCATGAACTTTCGCGCCGCCTTCATTGGCCATGTCCAAGACACACGCCGGTGTATTCGCCGGGAGATCCGCCGCCGAGTGCGCTTTGCCAATGCGGAAAATCACGCGATGTTTCCCGGGCCGCAGCGGGACATACGGGCCGAAGAGCACATAACCCGGGGCGTTCGCTTCCACCCGGAAGAGCCGATTCTGTCCGCCGCCTTCGGGATGAATGCCATCGCGGACGAATTCTCGGGTCTGAGCAGCCGCAAATGCTTCATCATAAACAGCTTGCGTCAATTTCGAGACCAATTCCCGATTCGGCTGCCGATTCGATTTCCGCGCTTCCAGCCACCAGGAGAAGCAATCTTCGGGCCGCGAGGCCGACAACGCCACGCGACGCTTCCACGGCCAACTCGGGAACGGCACCGTCGCTTCATACGGCAGCAAGCAATGATCTTCTGCCCCGTAGCACAGCCAAACACCGCGCACATCGATGATATCGAATCCGGCGGCTTTGGTGATTTCAACGATTTCTTCGACGTTGAATTCGGCGGTATGTTGCGGATGGTGCCAGTGGTACCATTTCGTCACCCGGCGATTGGGGCTGTCCATCACCAGCACGCCGCCATCGCTCAGCACGCGGTGCGATTCGCAGAGGAAATTCGCCAGATCGTCTGGCCACATATGCTCCACGGTTTGACCTGCGAAGACTAAGTCCGCTTCGCCGTTCTTGACATCGTGCATGTTGCCCAGGTAATTCGAGATCCACACCGCCTCGGGGGGAAGATCATCGGGCTTACTTTGGTAGGCTTCCACGCCGATATGCTTGGTCAAACTGGGGTAACATTCACGCATCCAATCGAAGTACCAACCACCGGCAGCGCCGCCGCTGAGAACGGTTTTTCCACCCGGAGGCATCTTCCGCA
This DNA window, taken from Tuwongella immobilis, encodes the following:
- a CDS encoding glycosyltransferase family 4 protein, which translates into the protein MDIALCYESVLPNRGGCETYIADLSRRLARDGHRVHLYACRWDASALPTTMHYHRLHVKRGLRFLRPWRFAQACEDALAQADHDVTIGFDKTWGQDVLYPQGGLHAASQAYNRRKFPNAATRWLADLGKLLSPAPWSFARLERKQYLGPNRPKIVVNSRMVQRHFEEFLEIPADSIHVLPSAIDPGRFEPMNRLVLRNQERSDWGVEPSETVGLFVAMNYRLKGLAPLLHSVAKMERGVPFRLAVVGHPKTGRYEQLAAKLGISDRVKFLGFRADPKSAYFGADFLVHPTFYDPCSLVVLEALACGLPVVTTAFNGASELMHPGEDGFVVETPHDHAGIAQAMTRLCDPSFRAAAASKARQTGQSWTFEQHYQGLLRMFQDVAVRRRAA
- the waaF gene encoding lipopolysaccharide heptosyltransferase II — encoded protein: MKRLALFLPNWIGDVVMATPAIRAVRDHFPDAELIAVSRPYVAATMAGAPWFQRVLLFDKKGPSEHRTPGVAKQLRQLGVDAAILFPNSFRSALAAWLGGCKHRIGYVRYGRGMLLTDKFYPLKSRGKIIPTPIIDDYNKLVEPLGVPNPGHRMELFTEPADEAAADAIWKAADLRGREVIGLNPGAAFGAAKCWPTESFARLAQKWIDERGSRILVLCGPAERELARTIVEMTRRPQITSLADAPVSLGLTKACVRRLDLLITTDSGPRHFASAFARPVVALFGPTFISWTETYDPRAILLQKQVECGPCQLRVCPVDHRCMRELTPEEVYRAGVDLLAGRTGETRYVH
- a CDS encoding lipopolysaccharide kinase InaA family protein translates to MSTDRVVLHPAGEIWLRTLGLTHADMLADLPGEIVSGHTDRHVRRCLLGKGPMQQMVILKREHRIRWQDRLKHALAGWGLISKSEREARTLLQLQQLGFPAPRLLARGQTATGVGFVLIRGIPDLADIRTALERATPSEQEQMLRSIGIWIARLVRAGIENPDLTAKHVCFHGIGTDPIFLDWQNVIRRSANDLAAGNRMLARLGVTLPGGIITNRLLLTLLMGYRRELRGVVPTLPRISEQIRLVQSLQERFRRKRAIRHQLAERPHRAEQRLIWLDGEAMCVIPEAVSLLQSPEMQRECTTIAPNDARLLRLADGRLLLRVRERIRFSWGKLIADLRGRIWRMPVMREARWHFAQERAGQRMPRLLAFGQRLSHFGGQGFLLLEVEPALTPSPTSGTMPLRFAKLPSTAQEAQACR
- a CDS encoding N-acyl-D-amino-acid deacylase family protein, producing MLSSLTLAAMLTVAADSIPCDLVLKNATLFDGTGSPGVRGDLGIRGETIVAMGEFSPAPTAKGMPKIIDCSNWYIAPGFIDLHTHCDTGSPGLTEPRGRANRCYTTQGVTTVVTGNCGSGPTSIEGFYSQLADGGVATNVAHLVPHNSVRREVMGNVNRPPTAAELARMQALVETGMKQGAWGMATGLIYNPGTYSQTAELIELAKVVQSQNGIYASHIRDEGTGLLDAISEAIRIGREAKLPVHISHIKASGRKAWGKSADAIGMIREAQSKGQIITADQYPYIASSTSLSATVVDARFREGTSTDYRNRFDNPELLPKIRASIAANLEGKKRGETILIARFRHQPRWQGKRLSEIAAEQKRDVVDIVLEIETHGGAQIVNFSMNDEDMRLYMKQPFVATASDGSTQVPSDTVPHPRSYGTFPRKIGRFAIGEKLIPVEQAIRSASGLPADVLRLPNRGYLKVGFAADIVVLDPKTYRDQATFEKPHQFSTGVVHLFVNGQPVIEDSKETGQLPGRPLVHQAKPTPK
- a CDS encoding lipopolysaccharide kinase InaA family protein, with amino-acid sequence MPVEPKLARPGRDSRAWRWIECAPEWPALAGTDWVETIFEVDVQDRLHRKQGRSIARWTLESEAGRCVVYLKRHFVLPRMNGVLARIWPRAVWSPGMEEWQHLQTAAQLGVRVPRAMAAGQVVGPDYRVRGFIAVEELADQLALHEAIPLAARSLEPLAFDRWKRGLIGEMARLARLLHDANYFHQDLYLCHFYIPRSFCLPGGAPSDWTGEVAMIDFHRLTHRRVGAFWSRVKDLAQLLYSSDEFGVTERDRLRFARAYGLSRRGWSAWSWRLIGLKAARYRNHNRKAGG
- a CDS encoding methyltransferase domain-containing protein, which translates into the protein MAWEEIPDAPMENFNVFLHELRTRELRKMPPGGKTVLSGGAAGGWYFDWMRECYPSLTKHIGVEAYQSKPDDLPPEAVWISNYLGNMHDVKNGEADLVFAGQTVEHMWPDDLANFLCESHRVLSDGGVLVMDSPNRRVTKWYHWHHPQHTAEFNVEEIVEITKAAGFDIIDVRGVWLCYGAEDHCLLPYEATVPFPSWPWKRRVALSASRPEDCFSWWLEARKSNRQPNRELVSKLTQAVYDEAFAAAQTREFVRDGIHPEGGGQNRLFRVEANAPGYVLFGPYVPLRPGKHRVIFRIGKAHSAADLPANTPACVLDMANEGGAKVHGSRTVTVGEIPKGDFAEFALDFELTETAFGSEFRLFTHGAVPLVIRTLRQVVEVEQDARYFAN